In one window of Helianthus annuus cultivar XRQ/B chromosome 17, HanXRQr2.0-SUNRISE, whole genome shotgun sequence DNA:
- the LOC110921696 gene encoding glutathione S-transferase T3 has product MSQLQQVQQYQALQQIMQRNTFEQLQSQSQPPVQVEDDDEEVVPESPPQELTRKKKKGKGKMVEPETAQKPRAKGRQWTKVEEEALAMAFTKASNCPIVGNNQTGSSFWKKTTDRFNAIMEHGEARDVESVSGKWRKMIKVVNAFNQIYNQIYLSPPSGSNEQDILNLAIAKWDSQNSTPFPHFRAWNVVRKEQKWKPVPNEVATAKRTKTSESGG; this is encoded by the exons ATGTCTCAACTACAACAAGTTCAACAATATCAAGCGCTCCAACAAATCATGCAACGCAACACGTTTGAACAACTCCAATCCCAATCGCAACCCCCGGTTcaagttgaagatgatgatgaagaagtcgtCCCCGAATCACCACCGCAAGAGCTCACGCGCAAAAAAAAGAAGGGGAAGGGAAAGATGGTTGAACCCGAAACCGCGCAAAAACCGAGAGCAAAGGGGAGGCAATGGACGAAAGTAGAAGAGGAGGCGCTAGCTATGGCGTTTACTAAGGCCTCTAATTGCCCGATAGtcg gaaacaaccaaaCGGGTAGTAGTTTTTGGAAGAAGACAACGGATAGGTTTAACGCGATTATGGAGCATGGGGAGGCTCGTGATGTCGAATCCGTCTCGGGCAAGTGGCGAAAAATGATCAAGGTCGTCAACGCCTTTAATCAAATTTATAACCAAATTTACCTTTCGCCGCCAAGCGGGAGTAACGAGCAAGATATTCTTAACCTTGCTATCGCCAAGTGGGACTCCCAAAATTCAACGCCTTTCCCGCACTTCCGAGCATGGAACGTTGTAAGGAAAGAACAAAAATGGAAGCCGGTTCCAAATGAGGTCGCAACGGCCAAACGCACTAAAACTTCCGAGTCCGGAGGATGA